In a single window of the Candidatus Hydrogenedentota bacterium genome:
- the ftsA gene encoding cell division protein FtsA, which yields MRKKTEIVGAVDFGSREIRVLIARQTPDGTINVMGHGTAPAQGCVSQGVIQDRAAAQVALKHALTEAEREARTRISSLFVGVNGRKIETFIREGNVRVDRDVVEPRHMDEARDIASRDILAPGKKLSSSVSAEEWYVDDMRVIDPLGIRGQVLKVRIHFARLPSVIEDNIVACVESQSRELEDLIFVPLASSLGCLTPEDMELGVGVLDLGRSTTGLAVYRDFRVLASHCFEWGGYQITRDVAAGLQVSFEEADSLVLEYGISDDFIREEFATGSVLERPEDRATPIKLKSAVPGAPSVVDRNELDVVIYERAKELLVKVRQHLQARGLAKNLVRGVVLTGGASVIKNYPALAEAVFQVPCRVGFPNSVDIRQEPVKSPAFSASIGIVRHAFDYRAAAKNGHVEARGPVVAMSKRVGRFLKRYFF from the coding sequence GTGCGCAAGAAAACGGAGATTGTCGGCGCGGTAGACTTCGGGTCCCGCGAAATTCGCGTGCTTATCGCGCGCCAAACGCCAGACGGGACCATCAACGTGATGGGGCACGGCACGGCGCCTGCTCAGGGGTGTGTGTCGCAGGGAGTGATTCAAGATCGCGCGGCGGCGCAGGTCGCACTAAAACACGCCTTGACGGAAGCGGAACGCGAGGCTCGCACTCGTATATCGAGCCTATTCGTGGGCGTGAACGGCCGCAAGATCGAGACCTTCATCCGCGAAGGGAACGTGCGGGTGGATCGCGACGTTGTTGAACCGCGGCACATGGACGAAGCGCGCGACATTGCCTCGCGCGACATCCTCGCTCCCGGCAAGAAGCTGTCGTCGTCGGTGAGCGCCGAAGAGTGGTATGTCGATGACATGCGCGTGATCGATCCGCTCGGGATTCGCGGCCAAGTGCTGAAAGTCCGCATCCATTTCGCGCGCCTTCCATCGGTAATCGAAGACAACATCGTGGCATGCGTCGAATCGCAGAGCCGTGAACTCGAAGACTTGATCTTTGTCCCCTTGGCATCGTCGCTGGGATGCCTGACTCCTGAAGACATGGAGTTGGGCGTTGGTGTCTTGGACCTGGGACGGAGCACCACCGGACTCGCCGTCTACCGCGATTTCCGCGTGTTGGCCTCGCACTGTTTCGAGTGGGGCGGCTACCAGATCACGCGCGACGTGGCGGCAGGGTTGCAGGTTTCCTTCGAAGAAGCCGACTCCCTCGTGCTGGAATATGGGATTTCCGACGATTTCATCCGCGAGGAATTTGCCACCGGCAGCGTGTTGGAGCGCCCCGAAGACCGCGCAACCCCGATCAAACTCAAGTCTGCGGTTCCGGGAGCGCCTTCGGTCGTCGACCGGAACGAGCTGGATGTCGTGATCTACGAACGGGCCAAGGAACTGCTGGTGAAGGTGCGGCAGCATCTTCAAGCGCGCGGGCTTGCGAAGAATCTTGTGCGGGGCGTTGTGCTTACGGGTGGGGCGAGCGTGATTAAGAACTACCCGGCGCTGGCCGAAGCCGTGTTTCAGGTGCCGTGCCGCGTGGGTTTCCCCAATTCCGTGGATATTCGCCAGGAACCGGTGAAATCCCCCGCGTTTTCGGCGAGTATTGGCATTGTCCGCCATGCGTTTGACTACCGTGCCGCGGCGAAAAATGGTCATGTCGAGGCCCGCGGACCGGTCGTGGCCATGTCGAAGCGAGTAGGTCGTTTCTTGAAGCGGTACTTCTTTTAG